The following nucleotide sequence is from Corynebacterium hindlerae.
CCGACGCCGCCTTCATCAGCAGATCCATCTGGGTCGGCACCTTGTTGTCCTGCGCTTTTACCGCCTCAGAACGCAGGTGCACCAAAATATCCGGAATGTTGATCTTCACCGGGCACACGTCGTAACACGCACCGCACAAACTCGACGCAAACGGCAACGACGCATTCTCCGCCGACGTAATGCCGGTGAGCTGCGGAGACAAAATCGCCCCAATTGGGCCGGGGTACGTCGAACCATACGCGTGCCCGCCGGCGTGCTCGTACACCGGACACACATTCAGACACGCTGAACAGCGGATACAGCGCAGCGCGTCGCGGCCAACCTCGTCACTGAGCACCGCGGTGCGGCCATTATCCAGCAGCACAATGTGCACATTCTGCGGGCCGTCACCTGGGGTTACCCCAGTCCACATGGAGGTGTATGGGTTCATGCGCTCGCCTGTCGATGACCGTGGCAGCAACTGCAAGAACACCTCAAGATCCTCAAAGGTGGGGATGAGTTTTTCGATGCCCATCACCGTAATCAGTGTCTCCGGAAGCGTCAGACACATCCGGCCATTGCCCTCCGACTCCACCACGCTCAAAGTCCCGGTTTCCGCCACCCCGAAGTTCGCGCCAGATACGGCAACGGTGGTCTTGAGGAACTTCTCCCGCAGATGCGTGCGGGCAGCATCCGCCAGATCGCTTGGATCCGAGGTCAACGACTCATCCGTCTCTGGCATTTCCTGCAAGAAAATATCCCGGATCTCATGCCGGTTCCGGTGGATAGCAGGCACCAAAATGTGCGACGGTTTATCCTTGCCTAGCTGCACAATCAGCTCCGCAAGGTCCGTTTCCGTCGCGTGGATCCCCTGCGTCTCCAGGTGTGCATCCAGGCCGATCTCCTGGGTGGCCATGGACTTAACCTTGATAACCTCCGTCGACCCAGTCTCCTGAATCAGCTCAGTGACAATCCGGTTCGCCTCCGCAGCGTCACGCGCCCAGTGCACCTTACCGCCACGAGCCGTGAAGTTACGCTCGAACTCCTCCAACAGTGCAGGTAGCTGCGCGGCCACCCGCCGTTTGATCGCCTCACCAGCGTTGCGCAGTTCCTCCCAGTCCGGCAGTTCCGCCGTTACCGCCGATCGCTTGGCACGGATGGTGTGCGTGGCGTGGTGAATGTTCGCACGCATCTGCTCGTTACGCAGCTGCTCTTTCGCTGCCTTCGGGAACGGGATATCCGCGTGCACATTTCCCTGCCCATAGGCTGGGCGGGGGCGTGGCATTCCAAGGTTCGTTGTCATCACTTCGCTCCTACTGGAATAGAAAGTTGCACGTCGCCGGTGATATCCAGTGGGTTCGTGCGGGTGGCGGCCAGAATTTCGGCAAAGTGCACGGTCTGGATGTCCTCGCCTCGTTTGTGGGCCGCGCCCCCGATGTGGAGCAGGCAGGCGGCGTCACCGCCGGTGCATAGTTTCGCGCCGGAGGCAGCGATGTTGCCGAGCTTTTGTTCCACCATGGCGCCCGAAACGTCCGAGTTCTTCAACGAGAACGTGCCGCCGAAACCGCAGCATTCATCGGAATCCGGCAGCTCACGGAAGTCAATCCCCTCGACCGTGCGTAGCAGGCTGGGCTGGCGATCGTCCAACCGCAGAAGCCGCTTGCCGTGACAAGACGGGTGGTAGGTGACGGTGTGTGGGAAGTAGGACCCAAGTTGGGACGTGGCGTTGGTGACACCGAGGACGTCGATAAGCAGCTGCGATAGCTCGTAGGTGCGTGCGGCGACGTCCTCCGCTTCCCGCGCGAGCTGTTCCTCACCAGCGGCGCGGGCGACCATCGGTTGCTGGTGGCCGAGCGAGGCGACGCAGGAACCGGACGGGGCAACGGCGTAGTCGAAGCTTTCCGACGAAAACGCCTGCACATGATTGCGAACCACCGGGAGTGCCTCGTCCAGATATCCGCTGTTGACGTGCATTTGGGAGCAACATCCTTGGCCCGCTGGGTACACCACCTGGTGCCCGAGGCGTTCCAGGATGCGGACGGTGGCTAAGGCGACTCTCGGATACATCGCGTCAACGATGCACGTGGAAAAGAGTGCGATTTTCAATGGGTCCTCCGGGGGTGAGTGCGGTTATTTTTTCAACAACCTTTGTGGTCAGACCATAGTAGAACGGTGAGGTAAATCACGCAAATGGCAAAAATATTCCTGACACCACTTGACGAACGTGACCCGCAACACATATTCTCCTGTGGACTGACCACACAGGTTGGCTGTGAGTTGTAAGCGCGAGCGCCTTATCGACGACCATCCCCTAGTCGCTCGTTGCCCCCACTTGCCTTCTCCTGCCATCCAAAACAGCAGGTGAACGCCTATCGGAAAGGACTTTTATGGACAATCTCGCTGTCCTGAGCAGCCTGGCATTGCTGCCACTGGTGCTCGTCGGTGTGCTCCTCGCCGGCCTCCATTGGTCGGCTAAACGCGCGATGCCCGTCGGGTACGTGGCTGCCGTCATCGTCGCAATGAGCGTGTGGAAAATGACGCCGATCGGCATTATCGGCGCCACCATTGAAGGCATCATCGTCGCCATCACCATGCTTTATGTGGTGTTCGGCGCCCTGCTGCTGCTCTCCACCCTCACCATCGGCGGCGCAATGACCACCATCCGCGCCGGCTTCAACGGCATCTCGGAAGACCGTCGCATCCAAGCGATCATCATCGGCTGGCTCTTCGGCTCCTTCATCGAAGGCGTCTCCGGCTACGGCACCACCGCAGCCGTTGTGGCCCCACTGCTGCTGGCCATTGGATTCCCGGCAATGGCTGCCGTTATGGTCGGCCTCGTCGTCCAATCCACCCCGGTGAGCTTCGGCGCCGTGGGTACCCCCATCCTGGTCGGCGTCAGCGGTGGCCTCGGCGGAGACTCCGCAGTGGCAGAACGCGCCGCGGCACTGGGACTCACCATGCCCGACTTCCTCGCCCACATCGGTTTCCACGTTGCCGCCATCCACACTATTGTTGGCATCCTCATTCCGCTGTTCATCGTCACCATGCTCACCGGATTCTTCGGACCGGAGCGCAGGTTCCGCGACGGCCTGGAAGTCTGGCCGTTCGCCATCTACGCATCACTGGCCATGACCATTCCATACGTCCTGGTAGCCCGCTTCCTCGGACCTGAATTCCCAGCACTGTTCGGTGGCATCTTCGGCATGACACTGGTCATGTACACCACCAAGCGCGGTTTCCTCGTCCCCAAAACCACCTTCCGCTTTGGTCCCCGCTCCGGCTGGGAAGCACACTGGATGGGAACCATCGAACCAGCAGAAGTATCCGAAGAAGCGCCACGCATCACCCGCGCCCGCGCCTGGGCCCCCTACATCCTGATGGCAACGTTGCTGGTAGCGTCCCGCGTCATCGGGCCTCTGAAGGAATGGCTGGTCGGCCTAGCCATCCCATTCAAGGACATCCTCGGTACCGGCATCTCCACCTCCATCCAGCCGTTCTATCTCCCAGGCTTCGTCCTCATCCTCACCTCCGTGGTGGCCTTCTACCTGCAAGGAATGAACAAAGCCCAGATCAAGGAAGCGTTCTCCCTGTCCGGCAAGCAGATCGCCGGCACCGCAGCCTCCCTGATGTTCGCCGTCCCACTCGTGCGCGTGCTCATCCAATCCGGCCCATCGCTCAACGAATCCGGCCTCGCCTCCATGCCAGTGACCATGGCGCAAGCAGCAGCCGCCATCTCCGGCATGTCCTGGCCAGCGATCGCCCCGTGGATCGGTGCGCTCGGAGCCTTCATTGCAGGATCCAACACCGTCTCCAACCTGACGTTCTCCCAGTTCCAGTTCTCAACCGGCGTCGCCATCGGCCTCGACCGCCCAGAACTGATCGTGGCAGCGCAAGCCGTTGGTGGCGCGGGTGGAAACCCCATCGCGATCCACAACATTGTCGCAGCCTCCGCCACGGTCGGCCTGCTCGGACGCGAAGGTGCACTGCTCCGTCAAACCATCTGGGTTACCATTTACTACTGCCTGGCAGGTGGCGCAATTGCCTGCCTCTTCGTCACAGGCTGGGGCCTCAACCTGGGCACCATCATGGCCACACTTATCGTCATTGGGCTCATGATCGTTGCCAGAAAGCTCTGGCACGCTCCAGCTCGACAACCACAAGAGCAGCCGGAAAAGGTTCCAGTTTCGCCTTAACTAAATGTGCAGTAGTTATAGAATGAACTGCTGCACATTTCCCATGTTAAGGAGCTTCATATGTCGCCGGTCCAGCCCCGGGTCTACACCGTCATTCTCGAATGGTTGGAAGAAAAACTCCGCTCCGGCGACATCAGCATCGGCGACAAACTCCCCGCCGAGCGCCAGCTCGCGGAAGACTTTGGGATCTCCCGGGCGTCGGTACGCGAGGCAATCCGCGTCCTCGACGCCATGGGCCTCGTCCGATCAGGCACCGGCTCCGGCCCCAACGCGGGCGCCCTCGTCATCTCCGAGCCTTCCTCCGCGCTGGCCTGGGCCCTGCGCATGCACGTGGCGACCCGCTCGCTACCGGTCAAAGACATCGTCCACACCCGTGTCCTCCTCGAATCCCAAGCAGCACTCGAAGCCGCACACGGCCCAGAAACCCCAGAACGCGCCCACACCCTCGCAGAAGCCCGTCAGCTCCTCGACCTCATGGACGACCCCGACCTACCAAGCGACACCTTCCACGAACACGACGCCCACTTCCACATCCTGCTCACCTCCCTAGCAGGAAACATCGTCGTAGAAACCATCATGGACTCGCTACGCCAAGCAACCATCGGATACGTCGCAGAAATGGTCGCACACCTGCCCAGCTGGGCCGACACTCGCGACCAACTACAAATCCAACACCGCGACATCCTCGCAGCAGTCGAAGACCGCGACGGAGAACGTGCCAGCGAAGCACTCCGCCACCACATCGAATGGTTCTATAGCCTGCGGCGGGAGTTGTAGGGGCGGGGTTTTGCGATGCCCCCAAGATTAGGGGCAGTGTTCGCGTTCTCCCCGACATTACTCTCCCGAAGTTCGGGCTGGTGAGAGCATTTTCAGACCAACCTCGGGGGCGTAATGTCGGGGTCAAGTGCGCTGAGCACACAGCCTCGAGTTTGCTGGGGCACGTGTGAGGTTGAAGCGTCACGAGGGATTTACGTGACTATTGCGCTCGCACATATCGGTAGAAGAGTCAGTGTTCGCGTTCTCCCCGACATTACCCTCCCGAAGTTCGGGCTGGTGAGAGCATTTTTAGACCAACCTCGGGGGCGTAATGTCGGGGCCAACGCTCCAACCCACCAACCTCGGGTTTGCTGGGCCCATCAAGCCAACGCGAACCCCGCTTTCTAGTGCAGGCTTTTTCCTTCGATACCTTTCGGCACCATGAGCACAGCTATGAGGGATAGCAGGGAGATGAAGGCGATGTAACCGCCAATTGCCAGGGATGATCCGGTTTTGTTGAGCAGCATTTGCGCGATCATCGGGGCGAAGGCACCGCCGAAGATGGAGCCGATGGCGTAGGAGATTGATACGCCGGACAGTCGGATTCGGGCTGGGAACATCTCGGCGTAGAGTGCGGATTGTGGCCCGTAGGTTGCACCCAGTAGGAGGCCGAGGATGAGGGCGGCGACACCGAAGAGGTAGATGTTGCGGGTGTCGATGAGCAGCCACATGGGGATGGCGTACACAATCATGGCGACGTAGGCCCAGGCAAAGGTGCGGACTTTGCCGAATTGATCGCCCCAGAGTCCGGACCAGATGGTGCCGATGAGCCAGGTGACGGATCCCAGCAGTGATACGAGGAGAACTTGGGATTTTGGTAGTCCGAGGACTTTGGTGCCGTAGGAGTTGAAGAACGCGATGGCGAGGTATCCGGCAGCGTTGCAGCCTGCGAAGATGAAGGCCGCGATGAATACGTCTTTGGTGTGGTTCTTGAACAGCACTCCCACTGGGGCGCTGGATTCCTTTTGCAGCTGCTGAAGTTCAGCGAAAACTGGGGACTCCTCGACCATTTTGCGGATGAAGTAGCCGACTGCAATCAGGACGAGTGAGGAGAGGAACGGAATGCGCCAGCCCCAGGCGTTGAATTGTTCGTCGGTGGTGAGTCGGGTGAGAGCCAGCATGAACACGGTGGCAAGGAACATACCTGCTGGCACGCCGATTTGCGGGTAGGAACCGAAGTAGGAGCGACGATTGACCGGCGCGTGTTCCACGGCGAGCAGCGCGGCGCCGCCCCATTCGCCGCCTGCAGAAAGGCCCTGAATAATGCGGAGCAGCACGAGGATGAGCGGAGCTGCGATGCCGATGGTGGCGTAGTTCGGGAGCAGGCCCATTGCGACGGTTGCCCCACCCATACCGAATAGTGTCAAGACCAGCACTAGTTTACGACCAAAGCGGTCTCCGAGGTGACCGGCGATGATGGCGCCGAGTGGGCGGAAGAGGAAGGAAATTCCAATCGATGCCCAGGACACAATTTGTGCCAGTGCTGGGGAGGAGTTCGATGCCGGGTTGAAGTATTGGGCAGCGAACACCAGGCCAGCTGCCTGCGCGTAGATGAAGAAGTCGAACCATTCGATGGTGGTGCCGACCATCGAGCCTGCGAGCACACGGCGGTGTTCCGTGGTTAATGGGGCAGGCGTCGTTTCCGTGGTTGCAGTGGTCATGGGAGGCTCTCTTAGCTCTTAGGCCGGTTATCAACAAGGCGCTTGGCCTTGCCTTCACCGGTGTCAACGTGATCGCGAACCTCAACGCCAACGGTGATGCCGATGCGGTTTTTGATCTGTTTCTGCAGGTGGTGTCCTGCATTGTCGCGCTCGCTCTGGGAGAAATCTGGGTGGCCTTCCACCAGGATCGTCAGGGTGTCCATGCGCCCCTTACGGTCGAGCACACACTGGTATTTGGTTTTCAGTGCAGCTTCTTCGACGATCAGTTCCTCAAACTGCGATGGGAAGCAGTTCACCCCGCGCAGGATGATCATGTCGTCGTTACGCGCGCTGATGCGTTCGAGTCGTCGCATGGAGCGTGCGGTGCCGGGAAGCAGGCGGGTGAGGTCGTGGGTGCGGTAGCGGATGACCGGGAACGCTTCCTTTGTGAGCGGGGTGATGACAAGTTCGCCGAACTCCCCGTCGGGAACTGGCTGCAAGGTTTCCGGATCCACGATCTCTGGGTAGAAGTGGTCTTCCCAGATGGTGAGGCCATCCTTGGTCTCGACACACTCCTGCGCGACGCCTGGGCCCATGACTTCGGAGAGCCCGTAGATGTCTGTGGCATCGATTCCGAGGGCTTGTTCCAGCTCACCGCGCATGCCTTCGGTCCAAGGCTCGGCGCCGAAAATTCCGGTGCGCAGCGAGGTTTCTGCCGGGTCCATGCCTTCCTCACGCATGCGGTCAACCACATTGAGCATGTAGGACGGGGTGGCCAGGATAGCGTCCGGTTTGAAATCGCGGATGATCTGCACCTGGCGTTCGGTCATGCCGCCGGAGGTAGGGATGGCGGTAGCGCCAAGCTTCTCGACGCCGTAGTGCGCACCCAAACCGCCCGTGAAAAGCCCGTACCCGAAGGCCACCTGGACCTTGTCCCCTGGCCGAACGCCTCCTGCACGCAGGGATCGAGCCACCAAGTCGGCCCAAATTTCGATGTCATTGCGCGTGTATCCCACGACGGTCGGCAGGCCCGTGGTGCCGGACGATGCGTGGATGCGGGCGATCTGGTGATCCCCCACCGCAAACATTCCGAAGGGGTATTCGGCGCGCAGGTCCTTTTTCTCAGTGAAGGGGAACTTAGCCAAGTCGGACAGCTCTTTGAAGTCGTCCGGGTGCACGCCCATTTCGTCGAACACGCGGCGGTAGTGCGGAACGTTGAAGTAGGCGTGACGGATAGTGTTCTTCGCACGGGCGGTTTGCAGTGCGGTGATCTCATCGCGGGAGGCAAATTCGATCCCTGTTTCAGGACCGTGATGAGTGGACATGATGTCGTATACAGAAGTCACGTGTGAATCCAACTTTCTTATCGAACCGGACTTTACTGACCGATCGTTCAGCTAATGTGTGACTCACACTACAACAAAGCAGGTGACCTACGCCACCTTTTTTGCAAAACTTTGCCGGATTTTTGTTAGTGATGTTTCAGGCGCTAAAGCTGCAAACCTAAGAACGCCATCGTTTCCACGATGTCGGCAACCTCATCTTGATCCAAGGCACCCTCAGGCGAGTACCACTCAACCAGCGAATTAATCATGCCAAACAACAAGCGTCCAGCCACATTGGGCGCCACATCCGGATCGAGCGCCCCCTCCTCCTGCGCAGCGGAAACGAGGCCGACCAGATAGTTGGTAAATTCACGCCGTCGTGCCAACGCCTCCAATTCCACCTCGGAGTTGCCCCGCAACCGGAGCAGCAGCGTGACATATTCCGGCTCCCGGCACAGCGCCAGCGTGGTGCCACGCACCAACAGCCGAAGCCTCTCCAGTGCCGGACCTGGCAGTTCTTCTACCTCCGCGACCAGGTCATCAAGCAGGCTGAGCGCCCGGTCGGTGGCATACTTCAACAATTCTTCCTTCGAGGAAATGTGATGATAGATCGCAGACTTGGAGAGGCCGAGGACCTTGGCCAGGTCGCCCATACTGGTTGCTTCGTAGCCACGCGCATTGAATTCCTGCACCGCAATACGCATAACATCATCGCGACTATAACCGGGCCGACCTTGCTTTACTTGACGCCGTACTTGACTTCCCACAACCGTCAACGATACCCATTCCGAACGATCGTTCAGAAACTTGGTGACGCGCACCACATTTTGTGCTTAGCTGGTGGCCATGAATCATCCAATCCTTGCCCCCGGAGTTGCGACGGGCCCCGAATTTGAGCATGTTCGAACGATGTTCGCTGACGATCCGGCCACCACCGATCTTGGCGCGGCCATCACACATCTAGCGGTCGGCGAATGCGATGGACACTTCACAGTCCAGCACAAACACTGCAACGGCCATGGCACTGTCCAAGGCGGCATTCTCTTCACTTTCGCCGATTCCCTGTTCGCTGGCGCCTGCAATGCCGCAGGTGAGACTGCTGTGGCGACCCACAATTCAATCCACTACATCGCCCCCGCCTTTGAAGGGCAGCGCATCGACGGCCATGCCCGTACCGTGCAGTCGTGGGGTCGCAATGGCTTCGTGGATGTCACACTCACCTGCGAGGGGAAGCCGGTCGCGGAATTTCGAGGGACATTCCGGGTGTTACCGGGCCGGCCAGAGAAGCGATAACCCACAATTCCAGTAACCCCGATCACATTTCTACTTGATCCAAGTCACATCTCCCCATATACTGACCGAACGATCAGTAATTAACTGAGGAGATGCCATGACCCCTGAAGAACACTTCGATAACCTCATCGCAGAAGATTCCCGGATCGAACCCACCGACTGGATGCCGGAGGGCTACCGAAAAACGCTGACCCGCCAGATCAGCCAACACGCCCACTCCGAAATCATCGGTATGCAGCCAGAAGCCAACTGGATCACCCGCGCCCCAAGCCTCAAGCGCAAGGCGATCCTCATGGCAAAGGTCCAGGATGAAGCCGGCCATGGTCTTTACCTGTACTCTGCTGCGGAGACACTCGGCACCGACCGCGACACCCTCGTGGATCAACTGCTCGAAGGCAAAGCCAAGTACTCCTCGATCTTCAACTACCCGGCGCGCACCTGGGCAGATGTCGGCGCCATCGGCTGGCTTGTCGACGGCGCAGCGATCTGCAATCAGGTCCCGCTGTGTCGCTGCTCCTACGGACCTTATGGCCGTGCCATGGTGCGCGTGTGCAAGGAGGAATCCTTCCACCAGCGCCAAGGCTGGGAGATCCTGTACGAGCTCGCCCACGGCACCCCGGAGCAGAAGCAGATGGCACAGGAGGCGATCAACCGATTCTATGGCCCGGCCCTACAGATGTTCGGCCCACCGGATGACGATTCGCCGAACTCCAAGCAGTCCATGGCGTGGAACATCAAGCGTTTTTCCAATGATGAACTGCGACAACGCTTCGTGGACATGATCGTGCCACAGGCCGAGGCCTTGGGTCTGCACTTCGAAGATCCCGACTTGAAGTGGAACGAAGAACGCGGTCACTACGACTTCGGCGCGCTGGACTGGGACGAGTTTTTCGGCGTCATCAAGGGCGATGGCCCGTGCAATGAGCAGCGGATGCAGCGGCGTCGAGAAGCCTTTGAGCAGGGCGCTTGGGTGCGGGAAGCCGCGGCCGCCTACGCCGAAAAGTACGAGTCCAACGACACCTCTCTGATTGCGTAAAGGAAAAGCACATGTCTAACAACTGGCCACTGTGGGAAGTTTTTGTCCGCACCAACCGCGGTCTTTCTCACGTCCACGCTGGGTCGTTGCACGCCCCAGATGCCACGATGGCGCTGCGCAACGCGCGTGACCTGTACACACGTCGCAATGAAGGCACCTCCGTGTGGGTTGTTCCTGCCGAGGCTATCACCGCGTCTGACCCGGATTCCAAGGGCGGATTTTTCGAATCCGCACAGGGCAAGAGCTTCCGCCACGCCACCTACTACACCAAGTCTGAAGGGGTGAAGCACCTGTGAGCATCACGACGACCGACTCCGCCACCCGCCAGTCCATGGGCGACGCCATCACCGCGGAGGACATTCAAAACTCTGGTGTGACCGCCCCCGAGAAGGTCGCCGAGTACGCACTCACCTTGGGTGACGACGCCCTCATCCTGGCCCAGCGCCTCGGCTGGTGGGTCTCCCGCGCCCCAGAAATGGAAGAAGATATCGCCCTAGCAAACATTGCCCTCGACCTGCTGGGGCACGCCCGCTTCCTCCTGTCCTACGCTGGCACCGCCTGGGGCAAGACCGAAGACGACCTCGCCTACTTCCGTAACGAGGAAGAGTTCCGTTCCTGCCGCTTGGTAGAGCAGGAAAATGGCGACTTTGCGCACACTATCGCCCGCCAGCTGCTGTTTTCCTACTACGCCCACGGGCTGTACACCGCTCTGCTGGAATCCCAGGATGACACCCTCAAGGCGATCGCGGCGAAGGCCCTCAAGGAAATTGAGTACCACGTGGACCACGCCTCCCAATGGTTGCTGCGGCTGGGGCTAGGTACTGAGGAATCCCACACTCGCATGCAAAAAGGTCTGGACCACATGTGGCCCTACCTGGCGGAACTTTTTGAAGACCAGCCGATCCACTCAGAACTCGAGGGCATCGCGGTGAAGCCATCCACCCTGAAGGCCGAGTTTGACGAACGGATCGCGTGGATCATCGACAAGGCAGGCCTGGAACTCCCGCAGGCCAAGCAGGCCCGCTCCGGGCACCGCACGGGAATGTTCTCCGAAGAACGCGGCTATATTCTCGCCGAAATGCAGGTGCTCGCCCGCCAGCACCCAGGCGCCACCTGGTAGCGAGGTCATCATGCACGAGCTCAGGCCCACCACGGAACGTGAAGCGCAGCTGTGGGATGCTGCCGCCACAGTACCCGACCCGGAAATCCCGGTTATTTCGATCGCTGACCTTGGGATTTTGCGTGGGGTGCGGTTTGACGGGGAACAACCGGTCATCACAATCACCCCAACCTATTCCGGATGCCCCGCTATGGAAACTATCTCCACAGATGTCAAAACCGCAGTGGAGCAAGCAGGGTTTCCTCGCCCCAGCATTGATCTCGTGCTCCACCCCGCGTGGACGACCGATTGGATGACGGAAACCGGCAAGCAACAGCTAGAGGAATATGGCATCGCACCACCGCGTCGTGAAGCACGCAGTAGCGGCCCTATCCCCCTTACCCTCAGCGCCCCGGTGACCTGCCCACGCTGCAAGTCGCGCAATACCTACAAACTCAGCCACTTCGGCTCCACGTCCTGCAAAGCGCTCTACAGCTGCCGGGACTGCCACGAGCCATTCGACTACTTTAAGGTGCACTAATGAACAAGAAGGTGTCATTCAACCCGCTACCGGTCTCCGGGATTCGCCGCCTCACCGACGACGCCGTGGAGGTATCCTTCGAGGTCCCAGCTGAGCTCGCCGACGACTACAACTACATCCCCGGCCAGTACGTAGCGCTCCGCAAAGACATCGACGGCCAGGAAGTGCGCCGCTCGTACTCCATCTGTGCAGTGCCCGAGCGCTTACCGACGGGCGC
It contains:
- a CDS encoding LutB/LldF family L-lactate oxidation iron-sulfur protein, translating into MTTNLGMPRPRPAYGQGNVHADIPFPKAAKEQLRNEQMRANIHHATHTIRAKRSAVTAELPDWEELRNAGEAIKRRVAAQLPALLEEFERNFTARGGKVHWARDAAEANRIVTELIQETGSTEVIKVKSMATQEIGLDAHLETQGIHATETDLAELIVQLGKDKPSHILVPAIHRNRHEIRDIFLQEMPETDESLTSDPSDLADAARTHLREKFLKTTVAVSGANFGVAETGTLSVVESEGNGRMCLTLPETLITVMGIEKLIPTFEDLEVFLQLLPRSSTGERMNPYTSMWTGVTPGDGPQNVHIVLLDNGRTAVLSDEVGRDALRCIRCSACLNVCPVYEHAGGHAYGSTYPGPIGAILSPQLTGITSAENASLPFASSLCGACYDVCPVKINIPDILVHLRSEAVKAQDNKVPTQMDLLMKAASVAMSSGRRMSLLEQALPLGRAVALPGKKISWLPGIAGGWTDQRDIPVPPKQSFRNWWKQHSAETAERLSQDGFTPEEGNNER
- a CDS encoding (Fe-S)-binding protein, yielding MKIALFSTCIVDAMYPRVALATVRILERLGHQVVYPAGQGCCSQMHVNSGYLDEALPVVRNHVQAFSSESFDYAVAPSGSCVASLGHQQPMVARAAGEEQLAREAEDVAARTYELSQLLIDVLGVTNATSQLGSYFPHTVTYHPSCHGKRLLRLDDRQPSLLRTVEGIDFRELPDSDECCGFGGTFSLKNSDVSGAMVEQKLGNIAASGAKLCTGGDAACLLHIGGAAHKRGEDIQTVHFAEILAATRTNPLDITGDVQLSIPVGAK
- a CDS encoding L-lactate permease, whose amino-acid sequence is MDNLAVLSSLALLPLVLVGVLLAGLHWSAKRAMPVGYVAAVIVAMSVWKMTPIGIIGATIEGIIVAITMLYVVFGALLLLSTLTIGGAMTTIRAGFNGISEDRRIQAIIIGWLFGSFIEGVSGYGTTAAVVAPLLLAIGFPAMAAVMVGLVVQSTPVSFGAVGTPILVGVSGGLGGDSAVAERAAALGLTMPDFLAHIGFHVAAIHTIVGILIPLFIVTMLTGFFGPERRFRDGLEVWPFAIYASLAMTIPYVLVARFLGPEFPALFGGIFGMTLVMYTTKRGFLVPKTTFRFGPRSGWEAHWMGTIEPAEVSEEAPRITRARAWAPYILMATLLVASRVIGPLKEWLVGLAIPFKDILGTGISTSIQPFYLPGFVLILTSVVAFYLQGMNKAQIKEAFSLSGKQIAGTAASLMFAVPLVRVLIQSGPSLNESGLASMPVTMAQAAAAISGMSWPAIAPWIGALGAFIAGSNTVSNLTFSQFQFSTGVAIGLDRPELIVAAQAVGGAGGNPIAIHNIVAASATVGLLGREGALLRQTIWVTIYYCLAGGAIACLFVTGWGLNLGTIMATLIVIGLMIVARKLWHAPARQPQEQPEKVPVSP
- a CDS encoding FadR/GntR family transcriptional regulator is translated as MSPVQPRVYTVILEWLEEKLRSGDISIGDKLPAERQLAEDFGISRASVREAIRVLDAMGLVRSGTGSGPNAGALVISEPSSALAWALRMHVATRSLPVKDIVHTRVLLESQAALEAAHGPETPERAHTLAEARQLLDLMDDPDLPSDTFHEHDAHFHILLTSLAGNIVVETIMDSLRQATIGYVAEMVAHLPSWADTRDQLQIQHRDILAAVEDRDGERASEALRHHIEWFYSLRREL
- a CDS encoding MFS transporter, with translation MTTATTETTPAPLTTEHRRVLAGSMVGTTIEWFDFFIYAQAAGLVFAAQYFNPASNSSPALAQIVSWASIGISFLFRPLGAIIAGHLGDRFGRKLVLVLTLFGMGGATVAMGLLPNYATIGIAAPLILVLLRIIQGLSAGGEWGGAALLAVEHAPVNRRSYFGSYPQIGVPAGMFLATVFMLALTRLTTDEQFNAWGWRIPFLSSLVLIAVGYFIRKMVEESPVFAELQQLQKESSAPVGVLFKNHTKDVFIAAFIFAGCNAAGYLAIAFFNSYGTKVLGLPKSQVLLVSLLGSVTWLIGTIWSGLWGDQFGKVRTFAWAYVAMIVYAIPMWLLIDTRNIYLFGVAALILGLLLGATYGPQSALYAEMFPARIRLSGVSISYAIGSIFGGAFAPMIAQMLLNKTGSSLAIGGYIAFISLLSLIAVLMVPKGIEGKSLH
- a CDS encoding AMP-binding protein, encoding MTSVYDIMSTHHGPETGIEFASRDEITALQTARAKNTIRHAYFNVPHYRRVFDEMGVHPDDFKELSDLAKFPFTEKKDLRAEYPFGMFAVGDHQIARIHASSGTTGLPTVVGYTRNDIEIWADLVARSLRAGGVRPGDKVQVAFGYGLFTGGLGAHYGVEKLGATAIPTSGGMTERQVQIIRDFKPDAILATPSYMLNVVDRMREEGMDPAETSLRTGIFGAEPWTEGMRGELEQALGIDATDIYGLSEVMGPGVAQECVETKDGLTIWEDHFYPEIVDPETLQPVPDGEFGELVITPLTKEAFPVIRYRTHDLTRLLPGTARSMRRLERISARNDDMIILRGVNCFPSQFEELIVEEAALKTKYQCVLDRKGRMDTLTILVEGHPDFSQSERDNAGHHLQKQIKNRIGITVGVEVRDHVDTGEGKAKRLVDNRPKS
- a CDS encoding TetR/AcrR family transcriptional regulator translates to MRIAVQEFNARGYEATSMGDLAKVLGLSKSAIYHHISSKEELLKYATDRALSLLDDLVAEVEELPGPALERLRLLVRGTTLALCREPEYVTLLLRLRGNSEVELEALARRREFTNYLVGLVSAAQEEGALDPDVAPNVAGRLLFGMINSLVEWYSPEGALDQDEVADIVETMAFLGLQL
- a CDS encoding hotdog fold thioesterase, which translates into the protein MNHPILAPGVATGPEFEHVRTMFADDPATTDLGAAITHLAVGECDGHFTVQHKHCNGHGTVQGGILFTFADSLFAGACNAAGETAVATHNSIHYIAPAFEGQRIDGHARTVQSWGRNGFVDVTLTCEGKPVAEFRGTFRVLPGRPEKR
- the paaA gene encoding 1,2-phenylacetyl-CoA epoxidase subunit PaaA; its protein translation is MTPEEHFDNLIAEDSRIEPTDWMPEGYRKTLTRQISQHAHSEIIGMQPEANWITRAPSLKRKAILMAKVQDEAGHGLYLYSAAETLGTDRDTLVDQLLEGKAKYSSIFNYPARTWADVGAIGWLVDGAAICNQVPLCRCSYGPYGRAMVRVCKEESFHQRQGWEILYELAHGTPEQKQMAQEAINRFYGPALQMFGPPDDDSPNSKQSMAWNIKRFSNDELRQRFVDMIVPQAEALGLHFEDPDLKWNEERGHYDFGALDWDEFFGVIKGDGPCNEQRMQRRREAFEQGAWVREAAAAYAEKYESNDTSLIA
- the paaB gene encoding 1,2-phenylacetyl-CoA epoxidase subunit PaaB, giving the protein MSNNWPLWEVFVRTNRGLSHVHAGSLHAPDATMALRNARDLYTRRNEGTSVWVVPAEAITASDPDSKGGFFESAQGKSFRHATYYTKSEGVKHL